From one Solanum lycopersicum chromosome 12, SLM_r2.1 genomic stretch:
- the LOC101263297 gene encoding uncharacterized protein gives MVMEGIKEDIGDGNMQCMNHPYKNSSPGGICAFCLQEKLGKLVSSSFSFSIFPSSSSSSSSRSDSVATSSTTTTTLQVPTTIKNTTDCVNYHPYENNIRKSKMHFLKKGSNSNVNVNMASSGSDSGIVFKRSKSTTTPRNHLHFLEANESEDYGPHRKGFWSFLHYSSSKHYSSTGSSMNSSKTSREKKKEEVVVVEENESPNETSFNNKVARSRSVGCGSRSFSGDLFEKISTGFGDCTLRRIESQRESKPRFSSVHHKERVNCGGILSYLVSSEVNNLNGKSHHIANGRSKNWGWALASPMRAFSKTSSSVKREDSNSNDNKNATPNLDAIPSLLTVSS, from the exons ATGGTAATGGAAGGGATTAAAGAAGATATAGGTGATGGGAATATGCAATGTATGAATCATCCTTATAAAAACAGTTCCCCAGGTGGGATCTGTGCTTTTTGCCTTCAAGAAAAACTTGGAAAGTTGGtttcttcctctttttctttttccattttcccttcttcttcttcctcctctagTTCAAGATCTGATTCTGTAGCTACTTCTTCCACTACTACAACAACCCTACAAGTCCCAACAACTATCAAAAACACCACTGATTGTGTGAACTATCATCCTTATGAAAACAATATTAGGAAATCAAAAATGCATTTTTTGAAGAAGGGTAGTAATAGTAATGTTAATGTTAATATGGCAAGTTCTGGTTCAGATTCTGGCATTGTTTTTAAGAGAAGTAAGTCAACTACAACCCCAAGAAATCATTTGCATTTCTTGGAAGCTAATGAAAGTGAAGATTATGGTCCTCACAGAAAAGGGTTCTGGTCTTTTCTTCATTACTCATCCTCAAAGCATTATTCTTCCACAG GATCATCTATGAATAGTTCTAAAACATCAAgggagaagaagaaagaagaggtTGTTGTAGTGGAAGAGAATGAGAGTCCTAATGAGACTTCATTTAACAATAAAGTAGCAAGATCAAGATCTGTTGGTTGTGGAAGTAGGAGTTTCTCAGgtgatttatttgaaaaaatctcGACAGGTTTTGGAGATTGCACATTAAGAAGAATCGAGTCACAAAGAGAAAGCAAACCAAGATTTTCATCTGTTCATCATAAAGAAAGAGTCAACTGTGGTGGCATATTATCATACTTGGTTTCTTCTGAAGTAAATAATCTGAACGGAAAATCCCATCATATTGCTAATGGAAGAAGCAAGAATTGGGGATGGGCATTAGCAAGTCCAATGAGAGCTTTTAGCAAAACATCATCAAGTGTGAAAAGAGAagattcaaattcaaatgataACAAGAATGCTACTCCAAACTTGGATGCAATTCCTTCTCTGTTGACAGTTAGCAGCtag